The following proteins are encoded in a genomic region of Dokdonia donghaensis DSW-1:
- a CDS encoding amidophosphoribosyltransferase: MSDAIKHECGIAVIRLKKPLEFYKEKYGTAFYGVNKMYLMMEKQHNRGQDGAGFASIKLDVAPGERYISRQRSTAQQPIQDIFAEINGRINTLMTANPDKKDDVAWQKSNVPYIGELLLGHVRYGTFGKNSVESVHPFLRQNNWMHRNLIVAGNFNMTNVNKLFNKLVSLGQHPKEQADTITVMEKIGHFLDDEVAKLYKKLKKEGFNKQQASPQIAERLKVAKILRRASKDWDGGYAMAGLLGHGDAFVLRDPAGIRPAYYFENDEVAVVASERPVIQTAFNVPFEEVKELDPGAAVIVKKNGTLTVEQILEPLTRKACSFERIYFSRGSDAEIYKERKMLGRLLMPRVLESINHDTKNSVFSFIPNTAETSFYGMVEAAQDELNRQKGQKILAAKGDLTEAQLTEILSQRLRTEKIAIKDAKLRTFITEDSSRDDLVAHVYDVTYGVIKPEDKLVIIDDSIVRGTTLKKSIIKMMARLNPAKIIVVSSAPQIRYPDCYGIDMARLEDFIAFRAAIALLKDNGKEDLIDEVYKQCKEQVDLKDKHVKNYVKRIYEPFTQREVSQKIAELLTDDTVKTEVEIIYQTVESLHKACPENLGDWYFTGDYPTNGGHRVVNRAFINFVEGNKERAY, from the coding sequence ATGAGTGACGCTATTAAGCACGAATGTGGTATTGCAGTAATAAGACTAAAAAAACCACTAGAATTTTATAAAGAAAAATACGGTACCGCTTTTTACGGTGTAAACAAGATGTACCTTATGATGGAAAAACAGCACAACCGTGGTCAAGACGGAGCTGGTTTTGCCAGTATAAAACTAGATGTTGCTCCGGGTGAGCGTTACATCTCAAGACAGCGCTCTACGGCACAACAACCCATACAAGATATTTTTGCAGAGATTAATGGGCGTATCAATACCCTTATGACGGCAAATCCAGATAAAAAGGATGACGTAGCCTGGCAAAAAAGTAATGTCCCTTACATAGGTGAGCTACTATTAGGTCACGTGCGCTATGGGACCTTTGGAAAAAACAGTGTAGAGAGTGTACACCCTTTCTTGCGTCAAAACAACTGGATGCACCGTAACCTCATAGTTGCGGGTAATTTTAATATGACTAATGTAAACAAGCTTTTTAACAAGCTCGTTTCACTAGGACAGCACCCTAAGGAGCAAGCAGACACTATCACAGTGATGGAAAAGATAGGTCACTTTCTTGATGACGAGGTAGCAAAACTATATAAGAAACTTAAAAAGGAAGGTTTTAATAAACAGCAAGCCTCACCACAAATTGCAGAACGTCTTAAGGTTGCAAAAATCTTGCGTCGTGCCTCAAAAGATTGGGATGGCGGTTATGCAATGGCGGGACTTCTAGGTCACGGAGATGCATTTGTACTAAGAGATCCAGCAGGTATACGCCCAGCCTATTATTTTGAAAATGATGAGGTGGCCGTAGTAGCAAGTGAGCGCCCAGTTATACAAACAGCTTTTAACGTTCCTTTTGAGGAGGTAAAAGAGCTAGACCCAGGTGCAGCAGTTATTGTAAAGAAAAACGGAACACTTACTGTAGAGCAAATTTTAGAACCGCTTACGCGAAAAGCTTGTTCCTTTGAACGTATCTATTTCTCAAGAGGCTCTGATGCCGAAATATATAAAGAGCGTAAAATGCTAGGTCGTTTATTAATGCCACGTGTACTCGAAAGCATTAATCACGACACAAAAAACTCTGTATTCTCTTTTATACCTAACACTGCCGAAACATCATTTTATGGGATGGTAGAAGCAGCGCAAGATGAGCTCAATAGACAAAAAGGACAAAAAATTCTCGCCGCAAAGGGAGACCTTACAGAAGCACAGCTCACAGAGATTTTATCACAGCGACTGCGTACCGAGAAGATAGCTATAAAAGATGCAAAGCTTCGTACGTTTATTACAGAAGATAGTAGTCGTGATGATCTAGTTGCTCACGTTTATGATGTCACCTACGGGGTAATAAAGCCAGAAGACAAGCTAGTAATTATAGACGATAGTATCGTGCGAGGTACAACTCTTAAAAAGAGTATTATCAAAATGATGGCTCGTTTAAATCCAGCCAAAATCATTGTAGTATCAAGCGCCCCTCAGATTAGATATCCAGATTGTTATGGTATAGATATGGCGAGACTTGAAGATTTTATAGCATTTAGGGCTGCTATAGCTTTACTTAAAGACAATGGTAAGGAGGATCTTATAGATGAAGTATATAAACAATGTAAAGAACAAGTAGATCTTAAAGATAAGCACGTTAAGAACTATGTAAAGCGTATTTACGAACCATTTACACAGCGTGAGGTTTCTCAAAAAATAGCAGAGCTTCTCACAGATGACACTGTAAAAACCGAAGTAGAAATTATCTATCAAACGGTAGAGAGTCTACACAAAGCGTGTCCAGAAAACCTAGGAGACTGGTATTTTACCGGAGACTATCCTACTAACGGAGGACACCGCGTAGTTAATAGAGCTTTTATAAACTTTGTAGAAGGAAATAAAGAAAGAGCCTATTAA
- a CDS encoding superoxide dismutase: MSFTLPELPYAKDALEPNIDAKTMEIHHGKHHAGYTNKLNNAIEGTDLEGKTIENILINLDMSNTAVRNNGGGFYNHRLFWEVMSPDGGGEPTGELAEAINAAYGNFESFKDKFSSAAGGQFGSGWAWLCVHEGGKVEVCSTPNQDNPLMPKVGCGGTPILGLDVWEHAYYLNYQNRRPDYVNAFFNVINWEKVSALYAQNK, from the coding sequence ATGTCATTTACCTTACCAGAATTACCGTATGCAAAAGATGCTCTAGAGCCTAACATAGATGCAAAGACTATGGAGATCCACCACGGCAAGCACCACGCTGGATATACTAATAAACTTAACAATGCCATAGAGGGAACAGACCTTGAAGGTAAGACTATAGAAAATATACTTATTAACCTAGATATGTCTAACACTGCTGTACGTAACAATGGTGGAGGTTTTTATAACCACAGACTTTTTTGGGAAGTTATGTCTCCAGACGGTGGAGGAGAGCCTACGGGTGAACTTGCAGAGGCTATAAACGCGGCTTACGGAAACTTTGAGTCTTTTAAAGACAAGTTCTCATCTGCAGCAGGAGGACAGTTTGGTTCAGGATGGGCTTGGCTATGTGTGCACGAAGGTGGAAAAGTTGAGGTTTGCTCAACACCTAATCAAGATAACCCACTTATGCCTAAAGTAGGTTGTGGAGGAACTCCTATCTTAGGACTTGATGTATGGGAGCACGCATACTACCTTAATTATCAAAACAGACGTCCAGATTATGTAAATGCATTTTTTAATGTAATAAACTGGGAAAAAGTAAGCGCTCTATATGCTCAAAACAAATAA